A window of Fictibacillus halophilus contains these coding sequences:
- a CDS encoding AAA family ATPase: MKLVLLFGPQAVGKMTVGHELEKVTKLKLFHNHMTIDLVTPFFKYGSKDGRRLVNLFRSEIFQTFAKSDQYGMIFTYVWAFNYKEDGEFVESVCQVFEKEGADIYFVELESDLETRLQRNVTPHRLEHKPSKRDLAWSETDVRTSMEKYRLNSYEGEIKRKNYLRINNTNLNADEVAKLIQHTFKF; the protein is encoded by the coding sequence ATGAAACTCGTATTATTATTTGGCCCACAAGCTGTTGGAAAGATGACTGTGGGACATGAATTAGAGAAGGTTACGAAATTAAAGCTTTTCCATAATCACATGACGATCGACCTTGTTACGCCATTCTTTAAATATGGTTCTAAGGATGGGCGAAGACTAGTGAACTTATTTCGTTCAGAGATTTTCCAGACATTTGCGAAGAGCGATCAGTATGGAATGATATTTACATATGTGTGGGCGTTTAATTATAAAGAAGATGGGGAGTTTGTTGAAAGTGTGTGTCAGGTATTTGAAAAGGAGGGAGCAGATATCTATTTTGTCGAACTTGAATCGGATCTAGAGACAAGGCTCCAAAGAAACGTAACACCGCATCGCCTCGAACACAAGCCTTCTAAACGAGATCTAGCATGGTCGGAAACCGACGTAAGAACCTCAATGGAAAAGTACAGATTAAATTCTTATGAAGGCGAGATAAAAAGGAAAAATTATCTACGTATCAATAATACAAATCTAAATGCGGATGAAGTGGCGAAGCTTATTCAACATACTTTTAAATTTTAA
- a CDS encoding serine hydrolase: MQRVLTTLKTVESSQVGIIIYSTKQKEVVCSFNPDLIVPLASAAKVILGYCITKWVEKGLFHWEDLIEDFQLDKEENSAVLFPHFQGRMSLSLGDLVEVMIACHDSKAADSVVKFCGGWEKVNRELNRVYNHINVTFNPRDVENCGELGEVLQVLKTIFEGYEVQPQLWLPVMNGLVRPQDHFDGIPDHLLNHMSGGLENLVVDIGILGEFHQHPLLYVLGVNDIPNRYTNTLSDERIVESMRLLYHEYTIQRKEQMT; the protein is encoded by the coding sequence ATGCAGAGAGTATTAACAACATTAAAGACTGTTGAATCAAGTCAAGTAGGTATAATCATCTATTCAACCAAACAAAAAGAAGTTGTTTGTTCATTTAATCCTGACTTAATTGTTCCACTAGCCTCAGCCGCGAAAGTAATCCTTGGATACTGTATAACAAAATGGGTAGAGAAAGGTTTGTTTCATTGGGAAGACTTGATTGAGGATTTCCAACTTGATAAAGAGGAGAACAGCGCCGTTTTATTTCCACATTTTCAAGGTAGAATGTCTTTGTCTTTAGGAGATCTTGTTGAAGTGATGATCGCTTGTCACGACAGTAAAGCAGCTGATAGCGTTGTGAAATTTTGTGGAGGATGGGAGAAAGTAAATAGAGAGCTAAATAGAGTGTATAATCACATAAATGTAACCTTTAATCCACGAGATGTTGAAAATTGTGGAGAACTTGGTGAAGTGCTTCAAGTTTTGAAAACGATATTTGAAGGGTACGAAGTTCAACCCCAATTGTGGTTACCAGTAATGAATGGTCTAGTTCGCCCTCAAGATCACTTCGACGGAATTCCAGACCATCTTTTGAATCACATGAGCGGAGGTTTAGAGAACTTAGTAGTGGATATAGGGATTTTAGGAGAATTTCATCAACATCCCTTGCTCTATGTTCTAGGAGTCAATGATATTCCGAATCGTTATACTAACACCTTGTCAGATGAAAGAATAGTAGAGTCTATGAGGTTG
- a CDS encoding GntR family transcriptional regulator, whose protein sequence is MELPIKLSRDSRVPIYHQIEGQIKALIVSGKLPAGSPLPSIRALSKDLEISVITTRRAYQDLEYGGFIKTTQGKGTFVAEVEVKKMEKLAISSVSEAIEKGVETALRHNYSVDEIRSVFEEVLARLKDNDRGGHA, encoded by the coding sequence ATGGAACTTCCTATTAAGCTTTCTAGAGATTCCAGGGTTCCCATCTACCACCAGATAGAAGGACAAATTAAAGCACTAATTGTTAGTGGTAAGTTACCAGCAGGTTCACCTCTTCCTTCCATTCGAGCACTTTCAAAAGATTTAGAGATCAGTGTTATTACTACGCGGCGGGCTTATCAAGATTTAGAGTATGGGGGCTTTATCAAAACAACGCAAGGGAAGGGAACTTTCGTTGCTGAAGTGGAGGTAAAAAAGATGGAGAAGTTAGCAATATCATCTGTATCTGAGGCAATTGAAAAAGGTGTAGAGACCGCTCTTCGACACAATTACTCGGTAGATGAAATTCGATCTGTGTTTGAAGAAGTGCTAGCAAGACTAAAAGATAACGATCGAGGTGGTCATGCATGA
- a CDS encoding alpha/beta fold hydrolase, translating into MIQQLNGQEFEIRGKKLYVEQYGSQDKPAILYLHGGPGEGCHDFSFHQAERLGKHFNLILIDQRGVCRSENIEKDEPFGFQDLIDDCEALREYLHIKKWSLIGHSFGGFLALAYVRQHPDSIEKVIFEGPTFDFELTSRSLIRKTAHLLKKYGKHEGYEKGLLLAEGDHTIRELTEEYMKLSDELGENRMEIYRHNHNNPTDYDSFYSEEDWDEFYDRSERHYNLLREESKIFDSLLGDIKFVKTPMLLLVGKYDACTCEKHFEVFERDAINGEIFIFEESGHTPHYEESEKFKQVVIEYLQS; encoded by the coding sequence ATGATACAGCAACTTAACGGTCAAGAATTTGAAATCAGAGGAAAAAAGCTATATGTAGAACAGTACGGTAGCCAGGATAAACCGGCCATCCTCTATCTTCATGGAGGTCCTGGGGAAGGTTGTCATGATTTTTCCTTCCATCAAGCTGAAAGATTAGGGAAGCACTTCAATCTTATCTTAATTGACCAAAGGGGAGTATGCCGTTCTGAAAACATAGAAAAGGACGAACCTTTTGGATTTCAAGATTTGATTGATGACTGTGAAGCTCTCCGTGAATACTTACATATAAAAAAGTGGTCATTGATCGGACATTCCTTTGGGGGCTTTTTAGCTCTAGCTTATGTTCGGCAGCATCCCGATTCTATAGAGAAAGTCATTTTTGAAGGACCTACCTTTGATTTTGAGCTAACATCCAGAAGTCTTATTAGAAAGACTGCTCATTTACTTAAGAAGTATGGGAAACATGAAGGATACGAAAAAGGATTACTGCTCGCTGAGGGAGATCATACCATACGTGAATTAACAGAAGAATATATGAAGTTGAGTGATGAGTTAGGTGAAAACCGTATGGAGATCTATCGACATAATCATAATAACCCAACTGATTATGATTCATTTTATTCTGAAGAAGATTGGGACGAATTCTATGACCGTTCAGAGCGCCACTACAACTTATTAAGAGAAGAAAGCAAGATATTTGATTCTTTGCTAGGTGACATTAAGTTTGTTAAAACTCCGATGTTATTACTCGTTGGAAAATATGATGCTTGTACGTGTGAAAAACATTTCGAGGTGTTCGAACGAGATGCTATTAACGGAGAAATCTTTATCTTTGAAGAAAGTGGCCACACTCCTCATTACGAGGAGTCAGAGAAGTTTAAACAAGTTGTGATTGAATATCTGCAATCATAA
- a CDS encoding NUDIX hydrolase, whose product MNGKNEIHVVVKGLIMYQDQYLIVKRSDEDEIGAGTWECPGGKIEFEEEIKQALIREINEETGLVISVDHILYATTFFTDPTRKVVLLTYLCHADTYEVLLSVEHSAYMWVTKEELKIHLPQNIIQNLLNSQVITK is encoded by the coding sequence ATGAACGGAAAAAATGAAATACATGTTGTGGTAAAAGGATTAATTATGTACCAAGATCAATATTTGATTGTTAAACGTTCAGATGAAGATGAAATTGGAGCAGGTACTTGGGAATGTCCTGGTGGAAAAATAGAGTTTGAAGAGGAGATCAAGCAGGCATTAATTCGCGAAATAAATGAAGAAACAGGACTTGTCATTTCAGTGGATCACATTCTTTATGCAACAACCTTCTTTACAGACCCCACTCGAAAAGTCGTTTTACTAACCTACTTATGCCATGCTGATACTTACGAAGTTCTGTTATCCGTAGAACATTCAGCCTATATGTGGGTAACAAAAGAAGAATTAAAAATACACCTTCCACAAAACATCATACAGAATTTATTAAATTCACAAGTGATTACAAAATGA
- a CDS encoding ABC transporter ATP-binding protein has translation MNKCILKVESLGKSFKDKRIISGISFEVHRGEIMGILGPNGAGKSTTIRNIMGIMYPDEGSIHFHGNSDIPRHKIGYLPEERGLYKNVNVMDILLYFAELKDYPPKKAKIRALQYLEKFGLAGKENTKVEELSKGMGQKVQLIAAIIHEPELLILDEPFSGLDPVSQEVFKDEIKELAANGTAILLSSHQMNMVEELCDRLFMIHRGKKVIYGEMEDVKREYANFKCTIIGDNPEELLRNIPSVHRVESKEDRSILYLEQDVHIPTWLRELPVELNVYELIIDRVSLHEIFIDIASDKNMIVKEGVKYA, from the coding sequence ATGAATAAGTGCATATTGAAAGTAGAGAGCTTAGGAAAATCGTTCAAAGATAAGAGAATTATTTCGGGTATCTCTTTTGAGGTACACCGTGGCGAGATCATGGGAATTCTTGGACCAAATGGGGCTGGGAAATCTACAACCATCCGTAACATTATGGGTATTATGTATCCAGATGAAGGATCCATTCATTTTCATGGGAATTCTGATATACCTCGTCATAAAATAGGCTATTTACCTGAAGAAAGAGGTTTATATAAAAACGTAAACGTGATGGATATCTTGCTTTATTTTGCTGAACTTAAAGATTATCCACCAAAAAAAGCAAAAATACGTGCTCTGCAGTACTTAGAAAAATTCGGACTTGCTGGTAAAGAAAACACAAAGGTAGAAGAGCTGTCAAAAGGTATGGGGCAAAAAGTTCAATTGATCGCGGCGATTATTCACGAACCAGAACTGCTAATTCTAGATGAACCATTTTCAGGTCTTGACCCCGTCAGCCAAGAGGTATTTAAAGACGAAATTAAAGAACTTGCAGCAAATGGTACAGCTATTCTCCTTTCTTCTCATCAGATGAACATGGTGGAAGAATTATGTGATCGATTATTCATGATACATCGAGGCAAAAAAGTGATTTATGGTGAGATGGAAGATGTAAAGAGAGAATACGCAAACTTCAAATGTACGATTATTGGTGACAATCCTGAAGAGCTATTACGTAATATACCATCTGTTCATCGCGTTGAAAGTAAAGAGGATCGATCTATTCTTTACTTAGAGCAAGATGTTCATATTCCTACCTGGCTTAGAGAGCTGCCAGTAGAGTTGAATGTATATGAATTAATAATCGATCGTGTATCTTTGCATGAGATTTTTATTGATATCGCTTCTGATAAGAACATGATTGTGAAAGAAGGTGTAAAGTATGCGTAA
- a CDS encoding ABC transporter ATP-binding protein, which translates to MKLCTQIERVEKTVDDFTVGPINLEIELGTITALIGNNGAGKSTLIKMMMNLVKPDNGQLVHFGASVKSSEHWKQEVAYQPQSVLGCDLLTGNQLRDLMAPWYKKWDQEMFMKLVKTFEIDLHKRFGKMSKGMQQKLNLVLALSKNTKLLILDEPTANMDIPSKQKLMNILVDWMERDERAIVIATHHVDDIKKLADYIVIMNDGKLLGKYEKEELIYRYKRYWFEDALGIEKIPGEIDRLNDRLLISNDVEQTDTFLKKNELKIMQSEVLEMEEIITYMLSGR; encoded by the coding sequence ATGAAGCTTTGTACACAAATTGAAAGAGTAGAGAAAACAGTGGATGATTTCACAGTTGGTCCAATAAATTTAGAAATTGAACTTGGTACGATTACGGCACTGATTGGTAACAACGGTGCAGGGAAAAGCACACTCATAAAAATGATGATGAATCTTGTGAAACCGGACAACGGCCAACTGGTGCACTTTGGAGCAAGTGTAAAGTCCAGTGAACATTGGAAACAAGAAGTTGCCTATCAACCACAATCTGTTCTAGGTTGTGACTTATTAACGGGAAATCAACTAAGAGATTTAATGGCACCTTGGTATAAAAAATGGGATCAAGAGATGTTTATGAAACTTGTAAAGACATTTGAAATTGATCTCCATAAAAGGTTTGGAAAAATGTCTAAAGGCATGCAGCAAAAACTAAACCTTGTCTTAGCTCTCTCTAAGAATACAAAACTTTTAATATTAGATGAACCCACTGCCAATATGGATATACCTTCAAAACAAAAGTTAATGAATATTCTAGTTGATTGGATGGAGAGAGATGAGAGAGCAATCGTTATTGCTACCCATCATGTTGATGATATTAAGAAGTTAGCAGATTACATCGTGATCATGAACGATGGCAAACTATTAGGTAAATATGAAAAAGAAGAATTAATTTATCGATACAAGCGATATTGGTTTGAAGATGCACTAGGGATTGAAAAGATTCCTGGCGAGATCGACCGCTTGAACGATCGTTTGCTCATTTCTAATGATGTAGAACAAACTGACACATTCTTAAAGAAAAACGAGTTAAAAATTATGCAGTCAGAGGTTTTAGAAATGGAAGAAATAATAACTTATATGCTTTCGGGGAGGTAA
- a CDS encoding RNA polymerase sigma factor, whose translation MSQSTNTLQTQSNELRQRLDEEISDFSEALWNYCRYLTGSPWDGEDLYQETMLKVLGGLCTRWHPTNLKSYIFRIATNTWIDLCRKEKRTLGVLSEENEGFEEFSDSLELEEALLKLDDLFTPRQTAVFLLLEIFRFHADEVASIVRTTPGAVYASVRRTKHKLQNTIHQSVKPKFERSPQKSKIIQAYLNAFNHGDLEGMLSLISNQAHYEASLGFLEVNKDEIINGSLAYGLPGHHAMECELWGRLVIVVLAESDQGQLVHDIQYQEVENNKIVYHRSFFFRKEFIVAASKELGYKPQLNKPPLNWENE comes from the coding sequence ATGTCTCAGTCAACAAATACACTTCAAACACAGTCGAATGAATTACGACAAAGACTTGATGAAGAAATAAGTGATTTTAGTGAAGCGCTGTGGAACTATTGTAGATATCTTACTGGTTCACCTTGGGATGGTGAGGATTTGTATCAAGAGACGATGCTTAAAGTATTAGGAGGACTTTGTACAAGATGGCATCCTACCAACCTAAAATCATATATATTTCGGATTGCAACAAATACATGGATCGACCTCTGCAGGAAAGAAAAACGAACACTTGGCGTTCTTTCGGAAGAAAATGAAGGATTTGAAGAATTCTCGGACAGTCTAGAGTTAGAAGAAGCTCTTCTAAAGTTAGATGACCTTTTTACCCCGCGACAAACAGCCGTGTTTCTTCTTTTGGAGATTTTCCGTTTTCATGCCGATGAAGTTGCTAGTATCGTAAGAACAACACCTGGTGCTGTATATGCCTCAGTAAGAAGAACGAAACACAAGTTACAAAACACTATTCATCAATCTGTTAAACCAAAGTTTGAGAGGTCACCTCAAAAATCAAAGATTATACAAGCCTATTTGAATGCATTTAATCATGGCGATCTTGAAGGGATGCTATCACTCATAAGTAATCAAGCTCATTACGAAGCATCATTAGGGTTTTTAGAAGTAAATAAGGATGAAATCATAAATGGATCACTTGCCTACGGCTTACCAGGTCATCATGCTATGGAATGTGAGCTTTGGGGTAGACTTGTTATTGTCGTCTTAGCTGAGTCAGATCAAGGTCAGCTTGTACACGATATCCAATATCAAGAAGTCGAAAATAACAAAATTGTATACCATAGAAGCTTCTTTTTTAGAAAAGAGTTCATAGTGGCTGCTTCAAAAGAATTGGGATACAAGCCACAATTAAACAAGCCTCCTCTTAACTGGGAAAATGAATAA
- a CDS encoding ABC transporter permease, which translates to MRNSWKVAKWELKRNMKNKSFIISLLLTPLLFIVFAGFPTLLEKLEGEPNSENVTVYVNDELNLFDDVDSLVKSQNLSWKMEKATDDPKSIIKKIESSDNQAYVALTENAVKTGEVKVFVSNEMPDTFSSEVQFLGAPLRQVKYDQLNLSPEVVQSITKGIEIKSEEASTQTDSSSENPSDKQSADDSSMERTIPGAFAGIVLFSIVMTGMMIFQSASQEKKEKVAEIVLSSVTPGDLMQGKIIGYFILGLVQVGTWLLLVVPIAAWRYDLPVMEYLFVPELLLLLAISIAGYLMFAAIFVGIGATVEDMTATSNFQGIVMMLPFLPLIFIGPILANPSGIIAQVATYFPLTSPSILILRLSLLDEWPWVEIIIAMVILLASIWLLMKLAGKVFKTGILLYGKNATPSEIWKWLRY; encoded by the coding sequence ATGCGTAACAGCTGGAAAGTCGCAAAGTGGGAACTGAAACGGAACATGAAAAATAAATCATTTATCATTTCACTTCTCTTGACGCCGCTTTTATTTATTGTGTTTGCTGGTTTTCCGACTCTCCTTGAAAAATTGGAAGGAGAACCTAATTCAGAGAACGTAACAGTTTACGTGAACGATGAACTGAACCTATTTGATGATGTTGATTCATTGGTTAAGTCTCAAAATTTATCTTGGAAGATGGAGAAAGCAACTGATGATCCAAAAAGCATTATTAAGAAGATCGAATCATCCGACAACCAAGCTTATGTGGCATTGACCGAGAATGCAGTAAAAACAGGAGAAGTGAAGGTTTTCGTAAGTAATGAGATGCCTGATACCTTTTCAAGTGAAGTGCAATTTCTAGGAGCACCACTGCGTCAGGTGAAATATGATCAACTAAATCTTTCGCCAGAAGTCGTTCAATCAATAACAAAAGGAATAGAGATCAAGTCAGAAGAAGCTTCCACACAAACTGATTCAAGTTCTGAAAACCCGTCAGATAAACAGAGTGCTGATGACAGCTCCATGGAACGCACAATCCCAGGCGCATTTGCTGGTATCGTACTCTTTTCGATCGTTATGACAGGAATGATGATTTTCCAGAGTGCCTCTCAAGAAAAGAAGGAAAAAGTAGCGGAGATCGTATTATCTTCCGTAACACCTGGAGATTTAATGCAAGGAAAAATCATCGGTTATTTCATATTAGGACTTGTTCAAGTAGGAACTTGGTTATTACTCGTTGTTCCGATTGCAGCATGGAGATATGATCTACCGGTCATGGAATATCTCTTTGTGCCTGAACTATTGCTCTTGCTAGCGATTTCTATTGCAGGATACTTGATGTTTGCTGCTATTTTCGTTGGTATTGGTGCAACAGTTGAAGATATGACAGCTACAAGCAATTTTCAAGGAATCGTCATGATGCTGCCGTTTCTTCCGCTCATATTTATCGGCCCTATATTGGCAAATCCGAGCGGCATCATCGCCCAAGTTGCAACCTATTTTCCACTTACATCTCCAAGCATCCTTATCCTTCGCCTGTCACTATTGGATGAATGGCCTTGGGTGGAAATCATTATAGCAATGGTCATCTTGTTAGCTAGTATTTGGCTGTTGATGAAACTAGCTGGTAAGGTGTTTAAGACAGGGATTTTACTTTATGGAAAAAATGCAACACCAAGTGAGATCTGGAAGTGGCTGCGTTACTAA